The following proteins are co-located in the Echinicola sp. 20G genome:
- a CDS encoding helix-turn-helix transcriptional regulator gives MFILSKLKEADQTLLDIKFTDNSCAYPPRFEKRNVIIQHPAVEGEFFAYYTDGFCITKNQFNIQQKCSNIVSAGSDYIQISMQVSGKSAIYKKAKNHHKEIPLGMFQLAYRNEVNTNVDLLYSKEPFRYIRVFITRNFFLNLLSNEPWAKQDSFYKSVQNHQYVRFGNDVLPLNNVLSEILDEIMNNDYPAHFGQYFIQSKLKELFLTIHVQKTKMNNSHMLPSDEMNKIQMAKAYLGTTYHNPPTIKQLSRKVSLNEFKLKKGFKQVYNTTIRAYITELRMQRARKMIYESYAISEIAMSLGYKSASYFISAYKKIYGETPKQSKH, from the coding sequence ATGTTTATTCTATCTAAATTAAAAGAGGCAGACCAAACATTATTAGATATAAAGTTTACTGACAATTCATGTGCCTACCCTCCACGTTTCGAGAAACGAAATGTAATAATTCAACATCCAGCTGTTGAGGGAGAGTTTTTTGCTTACTATACTGACGGCTTTTGCATCACAAAAAATCAGTTTAATATTCAGCAAAAATGTTCCAACATAGTTAGTGCTGGTTCGGATTATATCCAGATTTCGATGCAGGTATCTGGAAAGTCAGCCATCTATAAAAAGGCAAAAAACCACCATAAAGAAATTCCCTTGGGAATGTTCCAGTTAGCATATAGAAATGAAGTTAACACAAATGTAGATCTGCTTTATAGCAAAGAACCATTCCGCTATATAAGGGTATTTATAACAAGAAACTTTTTCCTAAACCTGCTTTCCAATGAACCTTGGGCAAAGCAAGATTCATTTTATAAGTCAGTTCAAAACCACCAGTATGTCAGATTTGGAAATGATGTACTTCCGCTAAACAATGTCCTTTCGGAGATTCTGGATGAAATCATGAACAATGATTACCCAGCACATTTTGGTCAATACTTTATTCAATCAAAACTAAAAGAGCTTTTCTTGACCATCCATGTCCAAAAAACAAAGATGAACAATTCCCATATGCTTCCTTCTGATGAAATGAATAAAATTCAGATGGCCAAAGCCTACTTGGGAACTACCTACCATAACCCGCCTACGATCAAGCAACTTTCCAGAAAGGTGTCACTAAATGAATTCAAATTAAAGAAAGGCTTTAAACAAGTCTATAACACCACCATCAGGGCTTACATTACTGAACTTAGAATGCAAAGAGCCAGAAAGATGATCTACGAAAGTTACGCAATCAGTGAAATTGCTATGTCATTGGGATATAAAAGCGCTTCCTACTTCATTTCTGCCTATAAAAAGATTTATGGTGAAACCCCTAAACAGTCAAAGCATTAA
- a CDS encoding aldehyde dehydrogenase family protein: MEEKFEVKALLEQLGINEVNKGTWTGVEYIDLKGEWLVSKSPVDGKEIGKVQMTSREAYELVMEKAEKAFKVWRKVPAPQRGEVVRQIGIALREKKEALGKLVSYEMGKSYQEGLGEVQEMIDICDFAVGLSRQLYGLTMHSERPGHRMYEQWHPLGIVGVISAFNFPVAVWSWNTMIAWVCGDVCVWKPSEKTPLTSLACQNIAAEVFNENGFPEGISSLLIGDANVGVFLAQDPRVALISATGSTRMGKSVGEVVGGRLGKVLLELGGNNAIIVTENADLDVAIRGALFGAVGTAGQRCTSTRRLIIHDSVYEEVKERLVSAYGKLVIGDPLNEKNHIGPLIDVDAVENYLSAIERAKAEGGKELVEGGVLNGEGFESGCYVKPCVFEVENHFQVVQQETFAPILYLIKYNELEEAVSYQNGVPQGLSSAMMTMNMREAEYFLSVEGSDCGIANVNIGTSGAEIGGAFGGEKETGGGRESGSDAWKAYMRRQTNTINYSAELPLAQGIKFDI; this comes from the coding sequence ATGGAAGAGAAATTTGAAGTAAAAGCACTTTTAGAGCAACTAGGAATAAATGAGGTAAATAAAGGAACGTGGACAGGTGTTGAATATATCGATTTAAAAGGCGAATGGCTGGTGAGCAAATCTCCTGTGGATGGAAAAGAAATAGGGAAGGTGCAAATGACCTCCAGAGAGGCTTATGAATTGGTAATGGAGAAGGCTGAAAAGGCTTTTAAGGTTTGGAGGAAGGTCCCTGCTCCACAAAGGGGTGAAGTGGTGAGACAAATTGGTATTGCTTTAAGGGAGAAAAAAGAGGCTTTAGGTAAGTTGGTTTCCTATGAAATGGGGAAATCTTACCAAGAGGGCTTAGGGGAAGTTCAGGAAATGATAGATATCTGTGATTTTGCAGTTGGACTTTCAAGGCAGCTTTATGGTTTGACAATGCATTCTGAACGCCCTGGTCATAGAATGTATGAGCAATGGCATCCTTTGGGGATTGTTGGGGTTATTTCAGCTTTTAATTTTCCTGTGGCAGTGTGGTCTTGGAATACCATGATCGCGTGGGTTTGTGGAGATGTGTGCGTGTGGAAGCCATCAGAAAAAACGCCATTGACTTCCCTGGCTTGTCAAAATATTGCAGCGGAAGTGTTCAATGAAAATGGGTTTCCAGAAGGTATATCTTCTTTGCTAATTGGTGATGCCAATGTAGGTGTGTTTTTGGCTCAGGACCCAAGGGTGGCATTGATTTCAGCCACAGGTTCTACACGAATGGGTAAATCCGTGGGAGAGGTTGTAGGAGGTAGATTAGGCAAGGTGTTGTTGGAGCTTGGGGGCAATAATGCCATCATAGTTACAGAAAATGCTGATTTGGATGTGGCCATTCGGGGCGCCTTATTTGGTGCCGTCGGTACTGCAGGGCAACGTTGTACAAGTACCCGAAGATTGATTATTCATGATTCAGTTTATGAAGAGGTTAAAGAGCGGTTGGTGTCGGCCTATGGCAAATTGGTGATAGGGGATCCATTGAATGAAAAGAATCATATTGGGCCTTTGATTGATGTGGATGCGGTTGAGAATTATCTTTCTGCCATTGAAAGGGCCAAAGCAGAAGGTGGGAAAGAATTGGTTGAAGGAGGAGTGCTGAATGGAGAAGGTTTTGAGTCTGGCTGCTATGTGAAGCCATGTGTCTTTGAAGTAGAAAATCATTTTCAGGTAGTTCAGCAAGAGACTTTCGCACCTATACTTTATCTTATAAAATACAATGAGCTCGAGGAAGCTGTTTCCTATCAAAATGGTGTTCCACAGGGCTTGTCTTCTGCTATGATGACCATGAATATGAGGGAGGCGGAATATTTCTTGTCAGTAGAGGGCTCGGACTGTGGGATTGCCAATGTAAATATCGGTACTTCAGGTGCTGAAATCGGAGGAGCTTTTGGTGGTGAGAAAGAGACTGGTGGAGGCAGGGAGTCTGGTTCTGATGCTTGGAAAGCTTATATGAGAAGGCAAACCAATACCATTAATTACAGTGCTGAACTTCCGCTGGCACAGGGAATTAAGTTTGATATTTGA
- a CDS encoding Do family serine endopeptidase has translation MNRKQFFLSIILASVIGGLVALAGVSILSPGDKVVTFEEKQNTSLVNWLKDDKFSVPDGINFVASASQVTPAVVHIKSKVTMQSSNRGGNPLEEFFEFRYPDNGGQGRPREGVSSGSGVIISEDGYVVTNNHVIEDAKDIEITLYDNTNYKAKLIGTDPTTDLALLKIEADNLPFVPFGDSDQTQVGEWVLAVGNPFDLTSTVTAGIVSAKARNIGILRNESNNNLQIESFIQTDAVVNRGNSGGALVNLSGELVGINTAIASQTGVFSGYAFAVPSSIVKKVMDDLLEYGTVQRGLLGVSIIDVSPAFEESLGKDLGVSQGVYVAEVNEGSGGEDAGLQEGDIIIGIDGVATNTVSKLQEMVARKRPGDKVSVKYLRDGKENEVDATLKNISGTTKIVKKEAPKLAEFESVTFKDLELSLQRRLDVDGGAVIDEIDNDKWEEAGAREGFVVTHVGRDKIKGANDLIATLKRNKGEEVMVLGIYPNGQKSYFEIEIDK, from the coding sequence ATGAATAGAAAGCAATTCTTCCTCAGTATTATCCTTGCCTCTGTGATTGGTGGCTTGGTGGCTTTAGCAGGGGTGAGTATTTTGTCTCCAGGAGATAAAGTTGTCACTTTTGAAGAAAAGCAGAATACTAGTCTTGTTAACTGGCTTAAGGATGACAAATTTAGCGTTCCGGATGGAATAAACTTTGTCGCCTCAGCCTCACAGGTGACACCCGCTGTGGTGCACATCAAAAGTAAAGTAACTATGCAAAGCTCTAACCGTGGGGGAAATCCTTTGGAGGAGTTTTTTGAATTCCGGTATCCGGACAATGGTGGTCAGGGCCGCCCAAGAGAAGGGGTAAGTTCTGGATCTGGCGTGATCATTTCAGAGGATGGTTATGTGGTGACAAATAACCATGTGATCGAAGATGCAAAGGATATTGAAATTACACTTTATGACAATACAAACTACAAAGCGAAGTTGATTGGGACTGACCCGACTACCGATTTAGCATTGTTGAAAATAGAGGCGGATAACTTGCCGTTTGTGCCATTTGGAGATTCCGATCAAACTCAAGTAGGTGAGTGGGTCTTAGCAGTAGGTAACCCGTTTGATTTGACATCAACGGTTACTGCTGGTATTGTTAGTGCCAAGGCAAGGAATATTGGAATCTTGCGAAATGAAAGCAATAATAATCTACAGATTGAATCCTTTATCCAGACTGATGCAGTGGTGAACAGAGGGAATTCAGGAGGTGCTCTGGTGAACTTGTCAGGAGAGTTGGTAGGGATTAATACTGCCATTGCTAGCCAAACGGGTGTTTTCAGTGGGTATGCCTTTGCGGTGCCAAGTAGTATCGTGAAAAAAGTGATGGATGATTTATTGGAATATGGAACCGTACAAAGAGGGTTATTAGGAGTTTCTATAATAGATGTGAGTCCAGCGTTTGAAGAGTCTTTAGGCAAAGATCTTGGAGTTTCTCAAGGGGTTTATGTTGCAGAGGTGAATGAAGGAAGTGGGGGCGAAGATGCTGGCTTGCAAGAGGGTGATATTATCATTGGAATTGATGGTGTGGCGACCAACACAGTTTCTAAACTTCAGGAAATGGTTGCTAGAAAACGTCCTGGTGATAAAGTGTCCGTGAAATACCTGAGAGATGGTAAAGAGAATGAAGTAGATGCCACTTTGAAAAATATATCCGGTACTACGAAAATAGTGAAAAAAGAAGCACCTAAGTTGGCTGAATTTGAATCTGTAACATTCAAAGATCTTGAATTGTCCTTGCAGCGACGTCTTGATGTAGATGGTGGGGCTGTAATCGATGAGATAGATAATGACAAGTGGGAAGAGGCTGGTGCCCGTGAAGGATTTGTGGTGACTCACGTCGGAAGAGATAAAATCAAAGGAGCCAATGATTTAATAGCAACTTTGAAAAGAAATAAAGGAGAAGAAGTGATGGTGTTGGGAATCTACCCGAACGGCCAGAAGTCTTACTTCGAAATAGAGATAGACAAATAG
- a CDS encoding Hsp20/alpha crystallin family protein has protein sequence MKLVRYNNFEPNYPSSFSGLLDKFFNDSLNGNVQKFSPSVDVSEDENAYELELAIPGVKKEDFKIDLLDGKLTISGERKQKETKEGKNYHTVQTQYGSFSRSFFLPEDVSHESIEAKYEDGILKVVLPKSEKKVLKSSIQVK, from the coding sequence ATGAAACTTGTGAGATATAACAATTTCGAGCCGAATTATCCTTCATCATTCAGTGGTTTGTTGGATAAGTTCTTTAATGATTCTCTTAATGGGAATGTGCAAAAGTTCTCTCCTTCGGTGGATGTTTCCGAAGATGAAAATGCTTATGAGCTAGAGTTGGCAATTCCAGGAGTGAAAAAAGAAGACTTCAAGATTGATTTGTTGGATGGTAAGCTTACAATATCTGGTGAAAGAAAACAGAAGGAGACCAAGGAAGGAAAGAATTATCATACTGTTCAGACGCAATACGGCTCCTTTAGTAGGTCGTTTTTCTTACCTGAAGATGTGAGTCACGAGTCTATCGAAGCAAAATACGAGGATGGAATACTGAAAGTCGTTTTGCCAAAAAGTGAGAAAAAGGTGCTTAAATCATCCATTCAAGTAAAATAA
- a CDS encoding alpha-L-fucosidase, whose protein sequence is MKNWKKEIVLLLTGWLMLGSVFGQDSKEDAKMEWFQDAKLGIFLHWGIYAVNGIDESWSFFNDYISYEDYMKQLDGFTAANYDPQKWAELISESGAKYAVITAKHHDGVALWDSKVSDLTVVKKTPAKRDLIGPFMEALEEKGVKKGLYYSVLDWSHPDYDRQTRVKYRYKNDPERFQKFVDFNFKQLEELSLNYHPDLYWFDGDWEHKAEQWKSKELKEQLIKWNPNIIVNSRIGGGLGDYATPEQGVPVARPNSKYWELCLTMNNSWGYQHNDHAYKTPNELLRIFVDCLHMGGNLLLDVGPKPDGTIPEEAENILKEFGRWTSKHASAIYDTQAGIPEGHVFAPTTLSKDKTILYIYLDYKVNESLVIKGLKNKINRIWVVGDGTKLEHREVGKMYWSKVPGLKYIDIPESVYDKDITVLAVLLDGEVDLYREEGHVIESN, encoded by the coding sequence ATGAAGAACTGGAAAAAGGAGATCGTATTGCTCTTGACAGGCTGGCTGATGCTTGGGAGTGTTTTTGGTCAAGATTCAAAAGAAGATGCCAAGATGGAATGGTTTCAAGATGCCAAGCTGGGGATTTTTTTGCACTGGGGTATATATGCAGTGAATGGAATAGATGAGTCCTGGTCTTTTTTTAATGATTACATTTCCTATGAAGATTATATGAAGCAGCTTGATGGCTTCACTGCTGCCAATTATGATCCTCAGAAATGGGCCGAGCTGATCAGTGAGTCAGGGGCAAAATATGCGGTAATTACCGCAAAGCACCATGACGGTGTGGCTCTATGGGACAGTAAAGTGAGTGATTTGACGGTTGTGAAGAAAACTCCGGCGAAAAGAGATTTGATAGGTCCTTTTATGGAAGCCTTGGAAGAAAAAGGAGTGAAAAAAGGTTTGTACTATTCGGTTTTAGATTGGTCTCATCCTGACTATGATCGACAGACTAGGGTGAAGTACCGTTATAAAAACGATCCTGAGCGTTTTCAGAAGTTTGTGGATTTTAACTTCAAGCAGTTGGAGGAACTCTCTTTGAATTATCACCCTGATCTGTATTGGTTTGATGGAGACTGGGAGCATAAGGCTGAACAGTGGAAGAGCAAAGAACTCAAGGAGCAATTGATCAAGTGGAACCCAAACATAATTGTTAATTCCAGAATTGGTGGTGGCTTGGGTGATTATGCAACTCCGGAGCAAGGAGTGCCAGTTGCTAGGCCCAATAGTAAATACTGGGAGCTCTGCTTAACGATGAACAATAGTTGGGGGTATCAGCACAATGACCATGCTTACAAAACTCCCAATGAGCTGTTGAGGATTTTTGTTGACTGTCTTCATATGGGGGGTAACCTGTTGTTGGATGTGGGGCCAAAGCCTGATGGGACTATTCCTGAAGAAGCTGAGAATATCTTAAAAGAATTTGGTCGCTGGACCTCTAAGCATGCCTCTGCCATTTATGATACACAAGCAGGAATTCCGGAAGGGCATGTGTTTGCTCCGACTACCTTGTCCAAGGATAAAACCATCCTATATATTTACTTGGATTATAAGGTAAATGAATCGTTGGTGATCAAGGGCTTGAAAAATAAAATCAATAGGATTTGGGTAGTTGGTGATGGAACCAAGCTGGAGCACAGGGAAGTTGGTAAAATGTATTGGAGTAAAGTTCCTGGTTTAAAATATATAGATATCCCAGAAAGTGTATATGACAAAGACATCACTGTCCTTGCGGTTTTGCTCGATGGTGAAGTGGATTTGTACAGAGAGGAAGGGCATGTGATTGAAAGTAATTGA
- a CDS encoding mechanosensitive ion channel family protein produces the protein MTFIIIIWISAIISKYISYFAEAKDQKLAANRKQRLGSSILLIKLAIFTIGFLLAVTAAGIPLDSVAIVLGALSVGIGFGLQTIINNLVSGVILAFERPIQIGDAIEVGGRSGVVKDVGIRASKIQAYDGSEVILPNGDLLSQHLINWTLSNKRRRIELIIGVAYGSDSDQVESILTGILEREGILKNPKPNVYLQNFADSAVEYRLLFWVNDFDTWVDMRNEVMKEIYKTFGKENIEIPFPQRDLYIKSIPDFTTKNNPKTDSTGDSEKKEEN, from the coding sequence TTGACTTTCATCATCATCATTTGGATTTCAGCCATTATTTCCAAGTATATCTCCTATTTTGCAGAGGCCAAGGACCAAAAGTTAGCGGCCAACCGAAAACAAAGATTGGGTTCCTCCATCCTACTAATCAAGCTTGCCATCTTCACCATAGGTTTCCTACTCGCTGTCACCGCAGCTGGAATACCGCTAGACAGTGTAGCCATTGTACTAGGTGCCCTTTCAGTGGGTATTGGCTTTGGTCTACAAACGATCATCAACAACTTGGTATCAGGGGTAATTTTGGCATTCGAACGGCCTATCCAAATTGGCGACGCCATTGAAGTTGGTGGTCGAAGCGGAGTAGTGAAGGATGTAGGAATTAGAGCTAGTAAAATACAAGCATATGACGGCTCGGAAGTGATCCTTCCCAATGGAGATCTACTCTCCCAGCACCTGATCAACTGGACCCTTTCCAATAAAAGAAGAAGAATAGAATTAATTATAGGCGTGGCATATGGAAGTGATTCGGATCAAGTGGAATCCATTCTCACAGGCATCCTGGAAAGAGAAGGTATTCTCAAAAATCCTAAACCAAATGTTTACCTCCAAAATTTTGCAGACAGTGCTGTGGAATACCGACTTCTTTTCTGGGTGAATGATTTCGACACTTGGGTAGATATGAGGAACGAAGTAATGAAAGAAATTTACAAAACCTTTGGTAAAGAAAACATTGAAATCCCATTCCCTCAACGTGACCTTTACATCAAATCCATACCTGACTTCACAACCAAAAACAACCCCAAAACAGATTCAACAGGGGATAGCGAGAAAAAAGAAGAAAATTAA
- a CDS encoding TolC family protein, with product MLKRIVNICMVVAGSTVLLSACKTPSVVERNANTDVPVSFNGSQDTTNVAKVQWADYFTDPHLNALIDTALKNNQELNVIMQEIEISRNEVRARKGEYLPFVDIKAGAGVDKPGRYTSRGASEATTEIEPGREMPDPLQDYMVGAFATWELDVWGKLHNAKRAAVARYLSSVEGRNFMVTNLIAEIANSYYELLALDNQLEIVKRNIEIQSNALEIVKLQKQAARVTELAVRKFQAEVFHTKSLQYDIQQEIAITENKINFLVGRYPQHVERSPQAFSDLVPKAIRAGIPSQLLENRPDVRQAELELEAAKLDVKVAKARFYPSLGISAGIGFQAFNPSYLIKTPESLLYSLAGDLTAPLINRNAIKADYKSANAKQIQAVFNYEKTILNAYVEVSNQLAKINNLEQSYDLKAKEVEALTQSIDISNNLFRSARADYMEVLLTQRDALESKFELVETKRAQMNALVNVYQALGGGWN from the coding sequence ATGCTTAAAAGAATAGTAAATATATGTATGGTGGTGGCCGGATCGACAGTATTGCTTTCGGCATGTAAAACACCATCGGTAGTGGAAAGGAATGCCAATACGGATGTACCTGTGAGCTTTAATGGCTCACAGGACACCACTAATGTGGCCAAGGTCCAGTGGGCAGATTATTTTACAGACCCCCATTTGAATGCCTTGATTGATACTGCTTTGAAGAACAATCAGGAGTTGAATGTGATCATGCAGGAAATCGAAATTTCGAGAAATGAGGTAAGGGCCAGAAAAGGGGAATATTTGCCTTTTGTAGACATCAAAGCTGGGGCTGGTGTAGACAAGCCAGGAAGATATACCAGCAGGGGAGCCAGCGAGGCCACAACTGAAATTGAGCCAGGTAGGGAAATGCCAGATCCTTTGCAGGATTATATGGTGGGTGCCTTTGCTACTTGGGAATTGGATGTTTGGGGCAAGCTGCACAATGCCAAGCGTGCAGCGGTGGCCAGGTACCTGTCTTCAGTAGAGGGAAGGAACTTTATGGTGACCAATTTGATTGCAGAGATTGCGAATTCCTACTACGAGTTGCTTGCCTTGGATAATCAATTGGAGATCGTAAAACGAAACATTGAGATCCAGAGCAATGCCCTGGAAATTGTCAAATTGCAAAAGCAAGCTGCAAGAGTGACTGAATTGGCAGTGAGAAAGTTTCAAGCAGAAGTATTCCATACTAAAAGTTTACAGTATGATATTCAGCAAGAAATCGCGATTACAGAGAACAAAATCAATTTCTTGGTAGGTAGATACCCGCAGCATGTTGAACGAAGTCCTCAGGCTTTCAGTGACTTGGTGCCAAAGGCGATCAGGGCAGGTATTCCATCTCAGTTGCTGGAAAACCGTCCTGATGTAAGGCAGGCCGAGCTGGAGTTGGAAGCAGCAAAGCTTGATGTCAAAGTGGCGAAGGCCAGGTTCTATCCTTCTTTGGGCATTTCGGCAGGAATAGGTTTTCAGGCCTTTAATCCATCTTATTTGATCAAGACACCGGAATCGTTACTGTATTCATTGGCGGGCGATTTGACGGCTCCATTGATCAACAGGAATGCCATCAAGGCAGATTACAAAAGTGCCAATGCCAAGCAAATTCAGGCAGTTTTCAACTATGAAAAAACCATTTTGAATGCTTATGTGGAAGTGTCCAATCAACTGGCCAAAATCAATAATTTGGAACAAAGTTATGATTTGAAGGCCAAGGAAGTGGAGGCGCTTACCCAATCCATAGATATCTCCAACAATCTCTTCAGGTCAGCCAGGGCAGACTATATGGAAGTGCTTTTGACACAAAGAGATGCTTTGGAATCCAAATTTGAGTTGGTGGAAACCAAAAGGGCGCAAATGAACGCTTTGGTCAATGTCTACCAGGCTTTAGGTGGAGGTTGGAATTAA